The Globicephala melas chromosome 20, mGloMel1.2, whole genome shotgun sequence genome contains a region encoding:
- the KAT2A gene encoding histone acetyltransferase KAT2A isoform X4, which translates to MTEPSQASTPAPAAQPRPLQSPAPAPTPTPTLSPASAPTPAPTPASAPAPATAPAGSTGTGGPGVGSGGTGSGGDPARPGLSQQQRASQRKAQVRGLPRAKKLEKLGVFSACKANETCKCNGWKNPKPPTAPRMDLQQPAANLSELCRSCEHPLADHVSHLENVSEDEINRLLGMVVDVENLFMSVHKEEDTDTKQVYFYLFKLLRKCILQMTRPVVEGSLGSPPFEKPNIEQGVLNFVQYKFSHLAPRERQTMFELSKMFLLCLNYWKLETPAQFRQRSQAEDVATYKVNYTRWLCYCHVPQSCDSLPRYETTHVFGRSLLRSIFTVTRRQLLEKFRVEKDKLVPEKRTLILTHFPKFLSMLEEEIYGANSPIWESGFTMPPSEGTQLVPRPATVSAAVVPSAPIFSPTMAGGSNSSLSLDSGGAEPMPGEKRKLPESLTLEDAKRLRVMGDIPMELVNEVMLTITDPAAMLGPETSLLSANAARDETARLEERRGIIEFHVIGNSLTPKANRRVLLWLVGLQNVFSHQLPRMPKEYIARLVFDPKHKTLALIKDGRVIGGICFRMFPTQGFTEIVFCAVTSNEQVKGYGTHLMNHLKEYHIKHNILYFLTYADEYAIGYFKKQGFSKDIKVPKSRYLGYIKDYEGATLMECELNPRIPYTELSHIIKKQKEIIKKLIERKQAQIRKVYPGLSCFKEGVRQIPVESVPGIRETGWKPLGKEKGKELKDPDQLYTTLKNLLAQIKSHPSAWPFMEPVKKSEAPDYYEVIRFPIDLKTMTERLRSRYYVTRKLFVADLQRVIANCREYNPPDSEYCRCASALEKFFYFKLKEGGLIDK; encoded by the exons ATGACGGAACCTTCCCAGGCCTCGACCCCGGCCCCGGCCGCGCAGCCCCGTCCTCTTCagtccccagcccccgccccaacTCCGACTCCTACCCTCAGCCCGGCTTCGGCCCCGACTCCGGCTCCCACTCCGGcatcagccccagccccagctacAGCCCCAGCCGGGAGCACAGGGACCGGGGGGCCCGGGGTAGGAAGTGGGGGTACCGGGAGCGGGGGTGATCCGGCTCGACCTGGCCTGAGCCAGCAGCAGCGCGCCAGCCAGAGGAAGGCGCAAGTCCGGGGGCTGCCGCGCGCCAAGAAGCTTGAGAAGCTAGGGGTCTTCTCGGCTTGCaag GCCAATGAAACCTGCAAGTGTAATGGCTGGAAAAACCCCAAGCCCCCCACTGCACCCCGCATGGACCTGCAGCAGCCAGCTGCCAACCTGAGCGAGCTGTGCCGCAGCTGTGAGCACCCCTTGG CCGACCACGTGTCCCACCTGGAGAATGTGTCAGAGGATGAGATTAACCGACTCTTGGGGATGGTGGTGGACGTGGAGAATCTGTTCATGTCTGTTCACAAGGAGGAGGATACGGACACCAAGCAGGTCTATTTCTACCTCTTCAAG CTCCTGCGGAAATGCATCCTGCAGATGACTCGGCCCGTGGTGGAGGGGTCCCTGGGCAGCCCCCCATTTGAGAAGCCTAATATTGAGCAG GGTGTGCTGAACTTTGTGCAGTACAAGTTTAGTCATCTGGCTCCCCGGGAGCGGCAGACAATGTTCGAGCTCTCGAAGATGTTCCTTCTCTGCCTTAACTACTGGAAGCTTGAGACGCCTGCCCAATTTCGGCAGAGGTCTCAGGCCGAGGACGTGGCTACCTACAAGGTCAATTATACCAG ATGGCTCTGTTACTGCCACGTGCCCCAGAGCTGCGATAGCCTTCCCCGGTACGAGACTACTCACGTCTTTGGGCGGAGCCTTCTCCGCTCCATCTTCACTGTTACCCGGCGACAGCTGCTGGAGAAGTTCCGGGTGGAGAAGGACAAGCTGGTGCCCGAGAAGAGGACCCTCATCCTCACCCACTTCCCCAA ATTCCTGTCTATGCTGGAGGAGGAGATCTACGGGGCAAACTCTCCAATCTGGGAGTCGGGCTTCACGATGCCACCCTCAGAGGGAACCCAGCTGGTGCCCCGGCCGG CTACAGTCAGCGCTGCGGTTGTTCCCAGCGCCCCCATCTTCAGTCCCACCATGGCTGGGGGCAGCAACAGCTCCTTGAGCCTGGATTCCGGAGGGGCTGAGCCCATGCCAG GTGAGAAGAGGAAGCTCCCAGAGAGCCTGACCCTGGAGGATGCCAAACGGCTCCGTGTGATGGGCGACATCCCCATGGAGCTCGTCAATGAGGTCATGCTCACCATCACGGATCCCGCGGCCATGCTGGGGCCTGAG ACGAGCTTGCTGTCGGCCAACGCCGCCCGGGATGAGACTGCCCGCCTGGAGGAGCGCCGCGGCATCATCGAGTTCCACGTCATCGGCAACTCGCTCACACCCAAGGCCAACCGGCGGGTGTTGCTGTGGCTCGTAGGGCTGCAGAACGTCTTCTCCCACCAGCTGCCACGCATGCCCAAGGAGTACATCGCCCGTCTCGTCTTTGACCC GAAGCACAAGACTCTGGCCTTGATCAAGGACGGGCGGGTCATTGGTGGGATCTGCTTCCGCATGTTTCCCACCCAGGGCTTCACGGAGATTGTTTTCTGCGCTGTCACCTCAAATGAGCAGGTCAAG GGCTATGGGACTCACCTGATGAACCACCTGAAGGAGTATCACATCAAACACAACATTCTCTACTTCCTCACCTACGCCGACGAGTACGCCATTGGCTACTTCAAAAAGCAG GGCTTCTCCAAGGACATCAAGGTGCCCAAGAGCCGCTACTTGGGCTACATTAAGGACTATGAGGGCGCGACACTGATGGAGTGTGAGCTGAACCCGCGAATTCCCTACACGGAGCTGTCCCACATCATCAAGAAGCAGaaggag ATCATCAAGAAGCTGATTGAGCGCAAACAGGCACAGATCCGAAAGGTCTACCCCGGGCTCAGTTGCTTCAAGGAGGGTGTGAGGCAGATCCCTGTGGAGAGCGTCCCCGGCATTC GAGAGACGGGCTGGAAGCcgctggggaaggagaaggg GAAGGAGCTGAAGGACCCAGACCAGCTCTACACGACCCTCAAAAACCTGCTGGCCCAGATCAAG TCCCACCCCAGTGCCTGGCCCTTCATGGAGCCCGTGAAGAAGTCGGAGGCCCCAGACTACTACGAGGTCATCCGCTTCCCCATCG ACCTGAAGACCATGACGGAGAGGCTGCGCAGCCGCTACTATGTGACCCGGAAGCTCTTTGTAGCTGACCTGCAGCGGGTCATCGCTAACTGCCGCGAGTACAACCCCCCGGACAGCGAGTACTGCCGCTGCGCCAGCGCCCTGGAGAAGTTCTTTTACTTCAAGCTCAAGGAGGGCGGGCTCATTGACAAGTAG
- the KAT2A gene encoding histone acetyltransferase KAT2A isoform X3, translated as MTEPSQASTPAPAAQPRPLQSPAPAPTPTPTLSPASAPTPAPTPASAPAPATAPAGSTGTGGPGVGSGGTGSGGDPARPGLSQQQRASQRKAQVRGLPRAKKLEKLGVFSACKANETCKCNGWKNPKPPTAPRMDLQQPAANLSELCRSCEHPLADHVSHLENVSEDEINRLLGMVVDVENLFMSVHKEEDTDTKQVYFYLFKLLRKCILQMTRPVVEGSLGSPPFEKPNIEQGVLNFVQYKFSHLAPRERQTMFELSKMFLLCLNYWKLETPAQFRQRSQAEDVATYKVNYTRWLCYCHVPQSCDSLPRYETTHVFGRSLLRSIFTVTRRQLLEKFRVEKDKLVPEKRTLILTHFPKFLSMLEEEIYGANSPIWESGFTMPPSEGTQLVPRPATVSAAVVPSAPIFSPTMAGGSNSSLSLDSGGAEPMPAGEKRKLPESLTLEDAKRLRVMGDIPMELVNEVMLTITDPAAMLGPETSLLSANAARDETARLEERRGIIEFHVIGNSLTPKANRRVLLWLVGLQNVFSHQLPRMPKEYIARLVFDPKHKTLALIKDGRVIGGICFRMFPTQGFTEIVFCAVTSNEQVKGYGTHLMNHLKEYHIKHNILYFLTYADEYAIGYFKKQGFSKDIKVPKSRYLGYIKDYEGATLMECELNPRIPYTELSHIIKKQKEIIKKLIERKQAQIRKVYPGLSCFKEGVRQIPVESVPGIRETGWKPLGKEKGKELKDPDQLYTTLKNLLAQIKSHPSAWPFMEPVKKSEAPDYYEVIRFPIDLKTMTERLRSRYYVTRKLFVADLQRVIANCREYNPPDSEYCRCASALEKFFYFKLKEGGLIDK; from the exons ATGACGGAACCTTCCCAGGCCTCGACCCCGGCCCCGGCCGCGCAGCCCCGTCCTCTTCagtccccagcccccgccccaacTCCGACTCCTACCCTCAGCCCGGCTTCGGCCCCGACTCCGGCTCCCACTCCGGcatcagccccagccccagctacAGCCCCAGCCGGGAGCACAGGGACCGGGGGGCCCGGGGTAGGAAGTGGGGGTACCGGGAGCGGGGGTGATCCGGCTCGACCTGGCCTGAGCCAGCAGCAGCGCGCCAGCCAGAGGAAGGCGCAAGTCCGGGGGCTGCCGCGCGCCAAGAAGCTTGAGAAGCTAGGGGTCTTCTCGGCTTGCaag GCCAATGAAACCTGCAAGTGTAATGGCTGGAAAAACCCCAAGCCCCCCACTGCACCCCGCATGGACCTGCAGCAGCCAGCTGCCAACCTGAGCGAGCTGTGCCGCAGCTGTGAGCACCCCTTGG CCGACCACGTGTCCCACCTGGAGAATGTGTCAGAGGATGAGATTAACCGACTCTTGGGGATGGTGGTGGACGTGGAGAATCTGTTCATGTCTGTTCACAAGGAGGAGGATACGGACACCAAGCAGGTCTATTTCTACCTCTTCAAG CTCCTGCGGAAATGCATCCTGCAGATGACTCGGCCCGTGGTGGAGGGGTCCCTGGGCAGCCCCCCATTTGAGAAGCCTAATATTGAGCAG GGTGTGCTGAACTTTGTGCAGTACAAGTTTAGTCATCTGGCTCCCCGGGAGCGGCAGACAATGTTCGAGCTCTCGAAGATGTTCCTTCTCTGCCTTAACTACTGGAAGCTTGAGACGCCTGCCCAATTTCGGCAGAGGTCTCAGGCCGAGGACGTGGCTACCTACAAGGTCAATTATACCAG ATGGCTCTGTTACTGCCACGTGCCCCAGAGCTGCGATAGCCTTCCCCGGTACGAGACTACTCACGTCTTTGGGCGGAGCCTTCTCCGCTCCATCTTCACTGTTACCCGGCGACAGCTGCTGGAGAAGTTCCGGGTGGAGAAGGACAAGCTGGTGCCCGAGAAGAGGACCCTCATCCTCACCCACTTCCCCAA ATTCCTGTCTATGCTGGAGGAGGAGATCTACGGGGCAAACTCTCCAATCTGGGAGTCGGGCTTCACGATGCCACCCTCAGAGGGAACCCAGCTGGTGCCCCGGCCGG CTACAGTCAGCGCTGCGGTTGTTCCCAGCGCCCCCATCTTCAGTCCCACCATGGCTGGGGGCAGCAACAGCTCCTTGAGCCTGGATTCCGGAGGGGCTGAGCCCATGCCAG CAGGTGAGAAGAGGAAGCTCCCAGAGAGCCTGACCCTGGAGGATGCCAAACGGCTCCGTGTGATGGGCGACATCCCCATGGAGCTCGTCAATGAGGTCATGCTCACCATCACGGATCCCGCGGCCATGCTGGGGCCTGAG ACGAGCTTGCTGTCGGCCAACGCCGCCCGGGATGAGACTGCCCGCCTGGAGGAGCGCCGCGGCATCATCGAGTTCCACGTCATCGGCAACTCGCTCACACCCAAGGCCAACCGGCGGGTGTTGCTGTGGCTCGTAGGGCTGCAGAACGTCTTCTCCCACCAGCTGCCACGCATGCCCAAGGAGTACATCGCCCGTCTCGTCTTTGACCC GAAGCACAAGACTCTGGCCTTGATCAAGGACGGGCGGGTCATTGGTGGGATCTGCTTCCGCATGTTTCCCACCCAGGGCTTCACGGAGATTGTTTTCTGCGCTGTCACCTCAAATGAGCAGGTCAAG GGCTATGGGACTCACCTGATGAACCACCTGAAGGAGTATCACATCAAACACAACATTCTCTACTTCCTCACCTACGCCGACGAGTACGCCATTGGCTACTTCAAAAAGCAG GGCTTCTCCAAGGACATCAAGGTGCCCAAGAGCCGCTACTTGGGCTACATTAAGGACTATGAGGGCGCGACACTGATGGAGTGTGAGCTGAACCCGCGAATTCCCTACACGGAGCTGTCCCACATCATCAAGAAGCAGaaggag ATCATCAAGAAGCTGATTGAGCGCAAACAGGCACAGATCCGAAAGGTCTACCCCGGGCTCAGTTGCTTCAAGGAGGGTGTGAGGCAGATCCCTGTGGAGAGCGTCCCCGGCATTC GAGAGACGGGCTGGAAGCcgctggggaaggagaaggg GAAGGAGCTGAAGGACCCAGACCAGCTCTACACGACCCTCAAAAACCTGCTGGCCCAGATCAAG TCCCACCCCAGTGCCTGGCCCTTCATGGAGCCCGTGAAGAAGTCGGAGGCCCCAGACTACTACGAGGTCATCCGCTTCCCCATCG ACCTGAAGACCATGACGGAGAGGCTGCGCAGCCGCTACTATGTGACCCGGAAGCTCTTTGTAGCTGACCTGCAGCGGGTCATCGCTAACTGCCGCGAGTACAACCCCCCGGACAGCGAGTACTGCCGCTGCGCCAGCGCCCTGGAGAAGTTCTTTTACTTCAAGCTCAAGGAGGGCGGGCTCATTGACAAGTAG
- the KAT2A gene encoding histone acetyltransferase KAT2A isoform X2 yields the protein MTEPSQASTPAPAAQPRPLQSPAPAPTPTPTLSPASAPTPAPTPASAPAPATAPAGSTGTGGPGVGSGGTGSGGDPARPGLSQQQRASQRKAQVRGLPRAKKLEKLGVFSACKANETCKCNGWKNPKPPTAPRMDLQQPAANLSELCRSCEHPLADHVSHLENVSEDEINRLLGMVVDVENLFMSVHKEEDTDTKQVYFYLFKVSFFQLLRKCILQMTRPVVEGSLGSPPFEKPNIEQGVLNFVQYKFSHLAPRERQTMFELSKMFLLCLNYWKLETPAQFRQRSQAEDVATYKVNYTRWLCYCHVPQSCDSLPRYETTHVFGRSLLRSIFTVTRRQLLEKFRVEKDKLVPEKRTLILTHFPKFLSMLEEEIYGANSPIWESGFTMPPSEGTQLVPRPATVSAAVVPSAPIFSPTMAGGSNSSLSLDSGGAEPMPGEKRKLPESLTLEDAKRLRVMGDIPMELVNEVMLTITDPAAMLGPETSLLSANAARDETARLEERRGIIEFHVIGNSLTPKANRRVLLWLVGLQNVFSHQLPRMPKEYIARLVFDPKHKTLALIKDGRVIGGICFRMFPTQGFTEIVFCAVTSNEQVKGYGTHLMNHLKEYHIKHNILYFLTYADEYAIGYFKKQGFSKDIKVPKSRYLGYIKDYEGATLMECELNPRIPYTELSHIIKKQKEIIKKLIERKQAQIRKVYPGLSCFKEGVRQIPVESVPGIRETGWKPLGKEKGKELKDPDQLYTTLKNLLAQIKSHPSAWPFMEPVKKSEAPDYYEVIRFPIDLKTMTERLRSRYYVTRKLFVADLQRVIANCREYNPPDSEYCRCASALEKFFYFKLKEGGLIDK from the exons ATGACGGAACCTTCCCAGGCCTCGACCCCGGCCCCGGCCGCGCAGCCCCGTCCTCTTCagtccccagcccccgccccaacTCCGACTCCTACCCTCAGCCCGGCTTCGGCCCCGACTCCGGCTCCCACTCCGGcatcagccccagccccagctacAGCCCCAGCCGGGAGCACAGGGACCGGGGGGCCCGGGGTAGGAAGTGGGGGTACCGGGAGCGGGGGTGATCCGGCTCGACCTGGCCTGAGCCAGCAGCAGCGCGCCAGCCAGAGGAAGGCGCAAGTCCGGGGGCTGCCGCGCGCCAAGAAGCTTGAGAAGCTAGGGGTCTTCTCGGCTTGCaag GCCAATGAAACCTGCAAGTGTAATGGCTGGAAAAACCCCAAGCCCCCCACTGCACCCCGCATGGACCTGCAGCAGCCAGCTGCCAACCTGAGCGAGCTGTGCCGCAGCTGTGAGCACCCCTTGG CCGACCACGTGTCCCACCTGGAGAATGTGTCAGAGGATGAGATTAACCGACTCTTGGGGATGGTGGTGGACGTGGAGAATCTGTTCATGTCTGTTCACAAGGAGGAGGATACGGACACCAAGCAGGTCTATTTCTACCTCTTCAAGGTGAGCTTCTTCCAA CTCCTGCGGAAATGCATCCTGCAGATGACTCGGCCCGTGGTGGAGGGGTCCCTGGGCAGCCCCCCATTTGAGAAGCCTAATATTGAGCAG GGTGTGCTGAACTTTGTGCAGTACAAGTTTAGTCATCTGGCTCCCCGGGAGCGGCAGACAATGTTCGAGCTCTCGAAGATGTTCCTTCTCTGCCTTAACTACTGGAAGCTTGAGACGCCTGCCCAATTTCGGCAGAGGTCTCAGGCCGAGGACGTGGCTACCTACAAGGTCAATTATACCAG ATGGCTCTGTTACTGCCACGTGCCCCAGAGCTGCGATAGCCTTCCCCGGTACGAGACTACTCACGTCTTTGGGCGGAGCCTTCTCCGCTCCATCTTCACTGTTACCCGGCGACAGCTGCTGGAGAAGTTCCGGGTGGAGAAGGACAAGCTGGTGCCCGAGAAGAGGACCCTCATCCTCACCCACTTCCCCAA ATTCCTGTCTATGCTGGAGGAGGAGATCTACGGGGCAAACTCTCCAATCTGGGAGTCGGGCTTCACGATGCCACCCTCAGAGGGAACCCAGCTGGTGCCCCGGCCGG CTACAGTCAGCGCTGCGGTTGTTCCCAGCGCCCCCATCTTCAGTCCCACCATGGCTGGGGGCAGCAACAGCTCCTTGAGCCTGGATTCCGGAGGGGCTGAGCCCATGCCAG GTGAGAAGAGGAAGCTCCCAGAGAGCCTGACCCTGGAGGATGCCAAACGGCTCCGTGTGATGGGCGACATCCCCATGGAGCTCGTCAATGAGGTCATGCTCACCATCACGGATCCCGCGGCCATGCTGGGGCCTGAG ACGAGCTTGCTGTCGGCCAACGCCGCCCGGGATGAGACTGCCCGCCTGGAGGAGCGCCGCGGCATCATCGAGTTCCACGTCATCGGCAACTCGCTCACACCCAAGGCCAACCGGCGGGTGTTGCTGTGGCTCGTAGGGCTGCAGAACGTCTTCTCCCACCAGCTGCCACGCATGCCCAAGGAGTACATCGCCCGTCTCGTCTTTGACCC GAAGCACAAGACTCTGGCCTTGATCAAGGACGGGCGGGTCATTGGTGGGATCTGCTTCCGCATGTTTCCCACCCAGGGCTTCACGGAGATTGTTTTCTGCGCTGTCACCTCAAATGAGCAGGTCAAG GGCTATGGGACTCACCTGATGAACCACCTGAAGGAGTATCACATCAAACACAACATTCTCTACTTCCTCACCTACGCCGACGAGTACGCCATTGGCTACTTCAAAAAGCAG GGCTTCTCCAAGGACATCAAGGTGCCCAAGAGCCGCTACTTGGGCTACATTAAGGACTATGAGGGCGCGACACTGATGGAGTGTGAGCTGAACCCGCGAATTCCCTACACGGAGCTGTCCCACATCATCAAGAAGCAGaaggag ATCATCAAGAAGCTGATTGAGCGCAAACAGGCACAGATCCGAAAGGTCTACCCCGGGCTCAGTTGCTTCAAGGAGGGTGTGAGGCAGATCCCTGTGGAGAGCGTCCCCGGCATTC GAGAGACGGGCTGGAAGCcgctggggaaggagaaggg GAAGGAGCTGAAGGACCCAGACCAGCTCTACACGACCCTCAAAAACCTGCTGGCCCAGATCAAG TCCCACCCCAGTGCCTGGCCCTTCATGGAGCCCGTGAAGAAGTCGGAGGCCCCAGACTACTACGAGGTCATCCGCTTCCCCATCG ACCTGAAGACCATGACGGAGAGGCTGCGCAGCCGCTACTATGTGACCCGGAAGCTCTTTGTAGCTGACCTGCAGCGGGTCATCGCTAACTGCCGCGAGTACAACCCCCCGGACAGCGAGTACTGCCGCTGCGCCAGCGCCCTGGAGAAGTTCTTTTACTTCAAGCTCAAGGAGGGCGGGCTCATTGACAAGTAG
- the KAT2A gene encoding histone acetyltransferase KAT2A isoform X1 → MTEPSQASTPAPAAQPRPLQSPAPAPTPTPTLSPASAPTPAPTPASAPAPATAPAGSTGTGGPGVGSGGTGSGGDPARPGLSQQQRASQRKAQVRGLPRAKKLEKLGVFSACKANETCKCNGWKNPKPPTAPRMDLQQPAANLSELCRSCEHPLADHVSHLENVSEDEINRLLGMVVDVENLFMSVHKEEDTDTKQVYFYLFKVSFFQLLRKCILQMTRPVVEGSLGSPPFEKPNIEQGVLNFVQYKFSHLAPRERQTMFELSKMFLLCLNYWKLETPAQFRQRSQAEDVATYKVNYTRWLCYCHVPQSCDSLPRYETTHVFGRSLLRSIFTVTRRQLLEKFRVEKDKLVPEKRTLILTHFPKFLSMLEEEIYGANSPIWESGFTMPPSEGTQLVPRPATVSAAVVPSAPIFSPTMAGGSNSSLSLDSGGAEPMPAGEKRKLPESLTLEDAKRLRVMGDIPMELVNEVMLTITDPAAMLGPETSLLSANAARDETARLEERRGIIEFHVIGNSLTPKANRRVLLWLVGLQNVFSHQLPRMPKEYIARLVFDPKHKTLALIKDGRVIGGICFRMFPTQGFTEIVFCAVTSNEQVKGYGTHLMNHLKEYHIKHNILYFLTYADEYAIGYFKKQGFSKDIKVPKSRYLGYIKDYEGATLMECELNPRIPYTELSHIIKKQKEIIKKLIERKQAQIRKVYPGLSCFKEGVRQIPVESVPGIRETGWKPLGKEKGKELKDPDQLYTTLKNLLAQIKSHPSAWPFMEPVKKSEAPDYYEVIRFPIDLKTMTERLRSRYYVTRKLFVADLQRVIANCREYNPPDSEYCRCASALEKFFYFKLKEGGLIDK, encoded by the exons ATGACGGAACCTTCCCAGGCCTCGACCCCGGCCCCGGCCGCGCAGCCCCGTCCTCTTCagtccccagcccccgccccaacTCCGACTCCTACCCTCAGCCCGGCTTCGGCCCCGACTCCGGCTCCCACTCCGGcatcagccccagccccagctacAGCCCCAGCCGGGAGCACAGGGACCGGGGGGCCCGGGGTAGGAAGTGGGGGTACCGGGAGCGGGGGTGATCCGGCTCGACCTGGCCTGAGCCAGCAGCAGCGCGCCAGCCAGAGGAAGGCGCAAGTCCGGGGGCTGCCGCGCGCCAAGAAGCTTGAGAAGCTAGGGGTCTTCTCGGCTTGCaag GCCAATGAAACCTGCAAGTGTAATGGCTGGAAAAACCCCAAGCCCCCCACTGCACCCCGCATGGACCTGCAGCAGCCAGCTGCCAACCTGAGCGAGCTGTGCCGCAGCTGTGAGCACCCCTTGG CCGACCACGTGTCCCACCTGGAGAATGTGTCAGAGGATGAGATTAACCGACTCTTGGGGATGGTGGTGGACGTGGAGAATCTGTTCATGTCTGTTCACAAGGAGGAGGATACGGACACCAAGCAGGTCTATTTCTACCTCTTCAAGGTGAGCTTCTTCCAA CTCCTGCGGAAATGCATCCTGCAGATGACTCGGCCCGTGGTGGAGGGGTCCCTGGGCAGCCCCCCATTTGAGAAGCCTAATATTGAGCAG GGTGTGCTGAACTTTGTGCAGTACAAGTTTAGTCATCTGGCTCCCCGGGAGCGGCAGACAATGTTCGAGCTCTCGAAGATGTTCCTTCTCTGCCTTAACTACTGGAAGCTTGAGACGCCTGCCCAATTTCGGCAGAGGTCTCAGGCCGAGGACGTGGCTACCTACAAGGTCAATTATACCAG ATGGCTCTGTTACTGCCACGTGCCCCAGAGCTGCGATAGCCTTCCCCGGTACGAGACTACTCACGTCTTTGGGCGGAGCCTTCTCCGCTCCATCTTCACTGTTACCCGGCGACAGCTGCTGGAGAAGTTCCGGGTGGAGAAGGACAAGCTGGTGCCCGAGAAGAGGACCCTCATCCTCACCCACTTCCCCAA ATTCCTGTCTATGCTGGAGGAGGAGATCTACGGGGCAAACTCTCCAATCTGGGAGTCGGGCTTCACGATGCCACCCTCAGAGGGAACCCAGCTGGTGCCCCGGCCGG CTACAGTCAGCGCTGCGGTTGTTCCCAGCGCCCCCATCTTCAGTCCCACCATGGCTGGGGGCAGCAACAGCTCCTTGAGCCTGGATTCCGGAGGGGCTGAGCCCATGCCAG CAGGTGAGAAGAGGAAGCTCCCAGAGAGCCTGACCCTGGAGGATGCCAAACGGCTCCGTGTGATGGGCGACATCCCCATGGAGCTCGTCAATGAGGTCATGCTCACCATCACGGATCCCGCGGCCATGCTGGGGCCTGAG ACGAGCTTGCTGTCGGCCAACGCCGCCCGGGATGAGACTGCCCGCCTGGAGGAGCGCCGCGGCATCATCGAGTTCCACGTCATCGGCAACTCGCTCACACCCAAGGCCAACCGGCGGGTGTTGCTGTGGCTCGTAGGGCTGCAGAACGTCTTCTCCCACCAGCTGCCACGCATGCCCAAGGAGTACATCGCCCGTCTCGTCTTTGACCC GAAGCACAAGACTCTGGCCTTGATCAAGGACGGGCGGGTCATTGGTGGGATCTGCTTCCGCATGTTTCCCACCCAGGGCTTCACGGAGATTGTTTTCTGCGCTGTCACCTCAAATGAGCAGGTCAAG GGCTATGGGACTCACCTGATGAACCACCTGAAGGAGTATCACATCAAACACAACATTCTCTACTTCCTCACCTACGCCGACGAGTACGCCATTGGCTACTTCAAAAAGCAG GGCTTCTCCAAGGACATCAAGGTGCCCAAGAGCCGCTACTTGGGCTACATTAAGGACTATGAGGGCGCGACACTGATGGAGTGTGAGCTGAACCCGCGAATTCCCTACACGGAGCTGTCCCACATCATCAAGAAGCAGaaggag ATCATCAAGAAGCTGATTGAGCGCAAACAGGCACAGATCCGAAAGGTCTACCCCGGGCTCAGTTGCTTCAAGGAGGGTGTGAGGCAGATCCCTGTGGAGAGCGTCCCCGGCATTC GAGAGACGGGCTGGAAGCcgctggggaaggagaaggg GAAGGAGCTGAAGGACCCAGACCAGCTCTACACGACCCTCAAAAACCTGCTGGCCCAGATCAAG TCCCACCCCAGTGCCTGGCCCTTCATGGAGCCCGTGAAGAAGTCGGAGGCCCCAGACTACTACGAGGTCATCCGCTTCCCCATCG ACCTGAAGACCATGACGGAGAGGCTGCGCAGCCGCTACTATGTGACCCGGAAGCTCTTTGTAGCTGACCTGCAGCGGGTCATCGCTAACTGCCGCGAGTACAACCCCCCGGACAGCGAGTACTGCCGCTGCGCCAGCGCCCTGGAGAAGTTCTTTTACTTCAAGCTCAAGGAGGGCGGGCTCATTGACAAGTAG